In Montipora capricornis isolate CH-2021 chromosome 4, ASM3666992v2, whole genome shotgun sequence, the DNA window AGCGGCACGTCCCCGTATAGCCCaaataagggagtacccccccccccccccccgggcttttAGAGAAGAAACCACTTAATTTCAGCTGTGACGATTCTACCACTGGCAGACATCTCACTTTTCGGCCGCTGTGAACAATTCGGGAATGAGCTTCTACATAGTCGGAGTTGAATTCTTTTTCGCATTCTTCACATTTCACAGGGTATCGATATGATCTTTAACGAGACTTCGACAAAGACATATTTCAATCCACCAGATACACATGCACTCGAGAACTGACAtaaatcaacatggccgccaaacTACTCATACGCAGTTCCAATCCCAGCGCGGTCTTGATTATCATTCCCAGTCCCTCGGCAGAACTCAATGTTCTAACCCCGAGTAAGCCATCCCGTGAAGTAGGACAGAGATCATTTAGAAGATTAGGCGAGTTGCGtggtgaaaacaaataaatcaagaTATTAAATAATAAGATATTGTTTACTGTGTCTTTGCCCGAACGGTACATCAGTTTTGCCCGAATAATACTATTTTTTCCCCGACTTGGGGGGCTGCAGCCCCCCCAGCCCCCTCGCCACGTACGCTGATGTGCTTAATGCATCATAAATTGCCACTTCAGTGTGATGTTCGGCAAGTACCGAGTTCTTGCGCAGCCAGCTCTTCAAAAACCTAAAGCAGTGCTCGCATGTATTGTAGACTGGATGGTATGGAGGCTGAAATACTAAATCAACTCCACTCAAGCCAAGCATATTTCGCAACAGAGGTTCTACGTGACGAGCGTGATGGAAACCACAATTGTCCTTTACGACCAGGTGCCCTTGTTTCAGCAAAGGGTTTCCAAAAATGTCCTGTTCTTGCAACGCCTCGGCAAAGAAATTAAGTAACTCCAAACCGTTTGAAGGTCCGGGCAGTATGTTTACGTGGTCAACTCCAAAAATGCTGTGAAGTAAGTTCACTGTGTAAGTTACGTTGGATGCATAACGCTAAATTTCGACGGCCCTTAATTTGCCCAACTGGTGCGTGaccgtaatttttatttcccgTTGTTTTAATCACGGAGCTTTCGTCAAAGAAGTGCATATTCCTAGGATCACATGCACTGCAAACAGTTAAATATTCCTCAAGTCTCTGTTGAGCGTTGTCAGTCAAACTCTCTTTAAAACTATTGTCATCTTTTAGTACGAGTAACGGCCTAACTCTGAAGAGGAGGCGAAGTCGAAGAGCTCCCCCCGATCTGCTCCTCGAACTTGCGTTTGCGGATGACATCGCCCTCATGGGAGATACCATCAACAAAGCCGAGGCATTCCTTCACAAAGTTGAAATCGCCACTCAGACTATTGGgctcttttttttaaatgctgGCAAGACGAAAGTGATGCATCTCAATCCGACTACAAACAACATCATTCGTTCATTGAATGGAGACGAAATAGAAAAGGTTGATGATTTCCTCTATCTTGATGGTTATACTAATACAACACGTGACATCAACTCTCGGATTACCAAAGCGTGGGGAGCCCTGAACTCCTTAACAAGGATCTGGTGTTCGCGTATCAAAACATCCACAAAGATACGCATATTTAAATCGACGGTTGAATCCATTTTACTTTATGGTTGTGAATCTTGGACCATGACCAAAACTCTTGTGAAGAAAGTAGATGGGGCGTACACTCGCATGCTAAGACGGGTGAAAAGCGTCTCCTGGAGAGCGCACATGTCCAACGAACAACTATATGGACCAATCCCCAAGTTATCTGCCACCATCAAGAGAAGACGGCTCACACTCGCTGGACACGTCTCTCGTCACAATGAACCTGCTGGTTcactgattttttggtcgccaGAAGAACCTCGTAGAAGAGGACGTCCAAATACtacactaaaagacgtcctgAAAAGCGACACCGGGCTTAACAACGACGAAATGAGAGCAGCAATGGCAGACAGATTGATCTGGAAGAGGAATTTCATCATGTCACCGAACTGAAGTTCGGATgcacctactactactactagtacgaGTAGCCCAAATCGCTTGTCAATACACGACTTATCGAAGCTTGACACGGCACGTTACCGGATAACACAACCTTATTTTCGATTAACTGCTTTTGTACTTCTGTAGCATACATATTTGGCCTTTGACGTTTACAACACTCCGTGTACAAGACAACATCATCCGTTCTTGCTGTTCGTAACCTGTTCCCACGAACTCCTGGTTGAACGCTTTCTGTACGTACGAACCGATCAACAATATTTGAAACTGTCTTTCTCGGTAAATTTAACTGCAGCTGAGCCCTATTTCGAAAGGTTTGGAACCCTCTAGCCACTTTTCTAGGATTATATCGCTGACCTCACACGACGACGCCTTCCCCTGTTTAGTAAAAGGATCAGGTTCCATCTCTTCGCAGGTAAATTACATACGTTCGCACAAAGATTCAATGATCTGATGAGGTTGTGAAGTTGAGTGCTGCCGCAGTTGCGAACTTCGAATTGAAGTTCGCAATTTGATTGTCTAATTCGCCACGTAATTGGCTACTTCGTAAGCTAGTGCCCAAGTTCGAATTCCCAACAAACTTGGCAACGCGGCGCGGAAAAGTAATGTGAAATTAACTGTAACAGGGGAGCATCAAAGTCAGGCGTGGATCCAGAGTATTTCAAGTGATTTGCAGAAATCACTCAAATTTTTTCCAAACCTTATTTCTCAGCTCTTTATTGCAGTTCACGAAATCAATTAGCcttcttgttttattgtttattatgatttaaaacaaaggagaaaTTATTCCGTCGATCACACAGCAAACCCAGCCCTCCTCCCGAGCGAATTGGACGAGTCTCCGTTCGCGCGGTTTCGTCCTTTGTCGATACTTCCGAGAACAACGCGAAAAAAATTCGAAGGCACGACTGGACAAAGTTTCTACCTAGAGAGTGGGGACTGGATGTACATGGATCTTTTCACAAATCACTCAAAACCCACTTCGATTGGTCAGAATCACTCACATTGTCTTGCGAACTACTCAAACTcggttatgattggctattcagGTCGCAAACTACCGTGCAAACTGACAATCATATATAAAGAGGAGCCTCTCCCTACAATTCTCTTCGTTCTTGATGAATTCGTTAACTTGCTACGGAAAGGAAAGACAAGAATAGTTTTGATTTataaaccatgcttcgagcGATCCAGTTTATCGGAAGGAGGACTGTTCTCAGTATGATATTGGCTTGGTTTTCAAGGATATCAGCTCGTATTCGGATCAGGACAAGCTCAAGTTCATAGAGAATGTGTGGAAACCCAGGTCTCGGATCTTGAGCTATTTGATTGTCAGTGTCAAAGTGTCAGTGGAATGTTCAAATTCTAAGCGTCATTTTGTGTGGCGCTGGCTGAAAAGATTTCCCTGGCTAGCATACTCTAAATTTCTCGATGGTGCATTTTGTTTGCCGTGTGTTTTCTTTGGAGTCCAGTGTGGACGAAATTCGAATAAACTCGGCAAATTATACAAAACTCCACTCACACTGTGGACGTCTGCCATGTCACGTTTTACCAAACTTGTCAGCGGCCGGAAATGTGAGATCCAAAATTTTCAGTGATTGCGATGGATAATTTATTGAGAATCGGTCCCAATTGATCAACAGATCAACAActtaagaaacgcagaaaaaaggcaaacaaagcctataaaaagccagCTATCCTACTGATATAGGGCACAATGGaacaggcgttcaaaaacaaaatgaacccgggcccgggtcaaacatttaaaatcaggagatcactcgcttctaccgccgataAACAAATCGGTCGAGCATAgaaaagcgtgaggccataaggtcacattcagattactgctgagaaaatcaacaccaagaaactaaaaacattattat includes these proteins:
- the LOC138046399 gene encoding uncharacterized protein, whose protein sequence is MGDTINKAEAFLHKVEIATQTIGLFFLNAGKTKVMHLNPTTNNIIRSLNGDEIEKVDDFLYLDGYTNTTRDINSRITKAWGALNSLTRIWCSRIKTSTKIRIFKSTVESILLYGCESWTMTKTLVKKVDGAYTRMLRRVKSVSWRAHMSNEQLYGPIPKLSATIKRRRLTLAGHVSRHNEPAGSLIFWSPEEPRRRGRPNTTLKDVLKSDTGLNNDEMRAAMADRLIWKRNFIMSPN